In Blastopirellula sediminis, the following proteins share a genomic window:
- the nadB gene encoding L-aspartate oxidase gives MTTSTPRYLVPFHPKRVSHYFTDVLVLGGGIAGLRAALEVDPSLSVLIVTKDKVLESNSNYAQGGIAGVLDEEDRYEDHVADTITAGGSLCDPAVVDMVVREGPDCIRELIEWGTAFDEEDGHLALGREGGHGRSRIVHAMGDATGREVIRAVVERVRSHENIQIWQNEFTLDLITHEGECRGALASDQKHGRTLIWAKQTILATGGVGQIYRESTNPKVATGDGLALAIRAGAQLRDMEFMQFHPTVLYIAGSGRSLITEAIRGEGAYLVDRSGNRFMAEYDPRGELAPRDVVSQAIVSQMERTKSPCVFLSLSHLDADFVRRRFPGIAQACAKFGIDITKDRVPVRPGAHYMIGGVKVDVDGRTTLPGLWAAGEVTSSGLHGANRLASNSLLEGLVYGKRSGRGASDKALKMPDRFTALNLENPQLPPSEPLDLEDIRNSLTSLMWRSAGVRRDEAGLAEAVDMIDSWSGYVSLHQFDHPAGWELQNMLLVARAIAQSALARRESRGVHLRMDYPQTDDAHWNRHLTYPIS, from the coding sequence ATGACGACATCGACGCCTCGCTACCTTGTGCCGTTTCATCCGAAGCGGGTCTCTCATTACTTCACCGACGTCCTGGTGCTCGGCGGCGGCATCGCCGGCCTGCGTGCGGCGCTCGAAGTCGATCCTTCCCTCTCGGTGCTGATCGTGACCAAGGACAAAGTCCTGGAATCGAACAGCAACTACGCCCAGGGGGGCATTGCCGGCGTTCTGGACGAAGAAGACCGCTACGAAGATCATGTCGCCGACACGATCACCGCCGGCGGTTCGCTTTGCGATCCGGCCGTTGTCGACATGGTCGTTCGCGAAGGGCCCGATTGCATTCGTGAACTGATCGAGTGGGGAACCGCCTTTGACGAAGAAGATGGGCACCTGGCCCTGGGACGCGAAGGAGGACATGGCCGCTCTCGGATCGTCCACGCAATGGGAGATGCGACTGGACGGGAAGTGATTCGGGCCGTTGTCGAACGCGTCCGGAGCCATGAGAACATCCAGATCTGGCAGAACGAGTTCACGCTCGACTTGATCACGCACGAAGGAGAATGCCGCGGCGCTCTCGCTTCCGATCAAAAGCATGGGCGGACCCTGATCTGGGCGAAGCAAACGATCCTGGCGACCGGCGGCGTCGGCCAGATCTATCGCGAGTCGACCAACCCGAAAGTCGCCACCGGCGACGGTCTCGCACTAGCGATTCGGGCTGGAGCGCAGCTGCGCGATATGGAGTTCATGCAGTTCCACCCGACCGTCCTTTACATCGCCGGTAGTGGACGCAGCTTGATTACCGAAGCGATCCGCGGCGAAGGCGCCTACCTGGTCGATCGGAGCGGCAACCGCTTTATGGCCGAATACGATCCGCGGGGAGAACTCGCGCCGCGCGACGTCGTCTCCCAGGCGATCGTCTCGCAGATGGAGCGGACCAAGTCGCCGTGCGTCTTTTTGAGCCTGAGCCATCTCGACGCCGATTTCGTCCGTCGGCGGTTTCCAGGGATCGCCCAGGCCTGCGCCAAGTTCGGGATCGACATCACCAAGGACCGCGTCCCGGTCCGGCCGGGCGCCCATTACATGATCGGCGGGGTGAAGGTCGATGTGGACGGGCGGACCACCTTGCCGGGCCTATGGGCCGCCGGCGAAGTGACTTCCAGCGGTTTACACGGCGCCAATCGTTTAGCGTCGAACAGTTTGCTGGAGGGGCTCGTATATGGAAAAAGAAGCGGCCGGGGCGCCTCCGACAAGGCGCTCAAGATGCCGGACAGGTTTACTGCGCTGAATCTCGAAAACCCGCAGTTGCCTCCCAGCGAGCCGCTCGATTTGGAAGATATCCGGAATTCGCTCACCAGTTTGATGTGGCGATCCGCAGGCGTCCGCCGCGATGAGGCGGGATTGGCCGAAGCGGTCGACATGATCGACTCGTGGAGCGGATACGTTTCGCTGCATCAATTCGACCATCCCGCGGGCTGGGAGCTGCAAAATATGCTGCTCGTAGCTCGCGCGATCGCGCAATCGGCGTTGGCCCGGCGCGAATCGCGCGGGGTTCATCTGCGCATGGACTACCCGC